In the Pectinatus sottacetonis genome, CGGCATTAGTATCATTATTTATTTTGATTGCAACAGCAAAATCTTTACCGCAAGTTTTTTTTATGCCTTTTATTATTTCAGTGCAGAGACGAAAACGATTTTCGATACTTCCACCATATTCATCTGTCCTGGTATTGAATGATTCATCAATAAAACGTGATAATAAGTAACTGTGGGCAGCATGTAGCTGGATACCATCAACCTTAGCCTGTTTCAGGCGGTAGGCTGCATCAATAAAAGCTTTTTTTATAATTTGAATTTGTTCTATGGAAAGACGCTTGGCATAACGATTTTTTTTGATTTCACATTCAGTAACATCATAAAGATCATCAGTATCAACAGCCCGAGGACCAGCATGACTGATTTGAGGAATAAATAAGCAATTATTTTTGTGGATCAAATCAGCAGCTTTAGAAAATTGGGCAATATAATTATCATTATCAATACGGATTTGTTCTTTGTTTGCGAGTCCACCTGAAAGAACACAACAGTGACCGCTTATGATAAGGGCAAGATGGTTACGGCTAAGAGTATCATACATTGTATATTCTTCATTAGTCATAAAACCATCTTCAGTTCCTAAAAAACTATGAACAGCTGAGCGAATAAAAGGATTTTTTAATTTTATATGTGATAATTGAATAGGTGTATTTAGAGGAAACATAGTTCATATCCTTTGTAAAAAATAATTAGTGGCATACTTCTATCTATAAATAATATATAATAGAAGTTTCTCGTCGTCACAAAGAGATCATGGTATCTGGTGTGGTATGACGGGCTAACCCCGTGTGTCTCACGGTTTTATTTTAGTATATTATTATAATAAATTCAATTTTTTGTACGGGAAATTTGAGCACCTAAACTACATAATTTACCAACAAGATTATCATAACCTCGGTCAATATGGTGAATATAGCCTATTTGTGTTTCACCTTCAGCAACTAGGCCCGCTAAAACCATTGCGGCCCCTGCCCGGAGATCAGTAGCCTTAACTTGACAACCTAAAAGATGATCTACACCCTCGACCACTGAAGTACGGCCCTCTATTTTAATGTTGGCACCCATACGCTTTAATTCATCAACATGCATAAATCTGTTTTCAAAAACAGTTTCTGTAACAAGACCAGTTCCTTCAGATATGGTAAGCATAGCCATGAATTGTGCCTGCATATCAGTGGGAAAACCAGGATAAGGCATTGTTTTTATGTCGACAGCCTTAAGTTTTTTATTATTTCTTACACGAATGCCCTTTACATCTTCGATGATTTCAGCACCTGCTTCAGATAATTTGGCAATAATAGGTTTAAGATGTTCACTGATCGCGTTCTCAATATAAATATCACCTCTTGTCATAGCAGCAGCTACCATATAGGTACCTGCTTCGATGCGGTCAGGAATAATAGTATAATTGCAGCCTGTTAATTTCCTTACGCCATCAATTTTTATGACATTAGTACCAGCACCACGGATTTTTGCTCCCATCATATTAAGAAAATTTGCTAAATCAATAATTTCCGGTTCCTGAGCTGGGTTTTCCAGAATAGTCTGTCCTTCAGCCATACAGGCAGCCATCATGATATTTTCAGTGGCGCCAACACTGGGAAAATCCAGATAAATTTTAGCTCCTTTTAATTTATCTGGAACAGTGGCATTAATAAAACCATGCCCAATTTCTATTTGTGCGCCAAGTGCCTCAAAACCTTTCAAATGAAGGTCAATAGGACGAGTACCAATGGCACAGCCACCTGGCAGTGAAATTTTAGAGTGGCCGCAGCGTGAAAGAAGCGGGCCCATAATGAGAAATGAAGCCCGCATTTTACGTATTAATTCATATGGTGCTTCGCAGGAATTAATATTCGTACTGTCAGCTGTAAAAATATTTTTCCCTTTATCAAACTGTACATTAACTCCAAGTTTTGATAAAACTTCAGAGATTGTTTCAACATCGTCCAAACAAGGGACCTCTTCCAGTATACAAGGACAATCCTGTCCTAATAGTGTAGCGGCAATTATAGGTAAAACAGCATTTTTAGCGCCGCTTATTTTTACACGGCCCTTGAGTTTTACGCCGCCGTTTATAACTAGTTTTTCCAATTTTTATCCCCCGAAAATGCTTGTATGTCATATAGTTTACCATTTAAAAATCTATCTGGCAAGCGTTATATTAAGCCTATTGGGAAAGAAAATAAAAGAATGGTAAATTAATCTGATGTATAGGTAAAAAATGAAGTTAAGAATAAGCTTTTTAGTAAAAGATTAAATTTTATTGCAAATTGTCTTTTGGGAATGTATAATTTCAAAGAGATAAAATATTTTAAAGAAAGGCTGGACCGAATGATAAAAAAATTTAATATCATGCAAAACTTAGGCAAATATATTTTTGTCGCAATGATTCTTGGCATTATAGCTGGTTTAACTATGGGTGATGGAGCAAAAGTCTTTGCTCCAGTAGGTGATCTGTTCATGCAACTTATTAAAATGGTTGTTATGCCAATGATTCTTTTTTCTATTGTTGGTGGGGCAGCATCCTTAGGTGGCTCTAAATCGGCAGGAAAGATTGGGCTGGTAACATTTGTTTATTATGCAGTTACCACTCTTATAGCTACAGTAATAGGATTATTTTTTGGAGAATTTTTTAAACCAGGAGCAGGTATAAGTATTGCATCCTTGGGAGGAGCAGCAGATGCTGCTAAATATGCGGATAAAGGGCATATCCCAGGATTTTGGGATACAATTATTGGTTTTGTACCGGCAAATCCGTTTCAAGCATTAGTTAGTGGAAACATATTGCAGATAATAGTATTTGCATTGTTTCTTGGTTTTGCTATCTCTGCGATGGATGATAAAAAACGCACATATCTTTTAAACTTATTTAATACACTTACAGAAGCTATTGTTGGAATTATGAATATTATTATGTGTTTTGCGCCAATTGGTGTATTTGGTTTAATGGCAGGTTCTATTGGAACCTTTGGCTCTGATGTTTTAATAAAATTGTTATATTTACTGGGATTATATATTGTAGTATTGATGATACAGAATTATGCTGTTATTGGAGGCAGTGTAGCACTATTTTCTAAATGTACTTCATACAAACAATTTTTCAAGAGCATATATAAAGTGCAGTTGTTTGCTTTTTCTACGGCTTCTTCAATGGCAACTTTGCCACTCAATATGCGGACAACAGTGGATGAATTAAAAGTATCAAAAGAAACTACTGCTTTTGCGCTGCCGTTGGGAGCCACGATAAACATGAATGGAAATGCTGCTTATTATGCTATTGCAGCCAGTTTTTTTGCCCAGATGTTTGGCATAGATCTCACTATATCACAATATATTGCTATTTGTTTCACCGCAACGGTAGGGGCTGTTGGACAGGCAGGTGTGCCAGGACCTACATTATTGGTTGTAGCTGTGCTGATGGCAGCCAATATACCAATTACAGCGTTACCTATTTTATTTGGGGTAGACCGTATTTTTGATATGCTGCGTACATCTATTAATGTTACGGGGGATGCAGCATGCGCTACGATTGTTGACCGTCTGCGCAGTGATGAAGAGGTGGGTTAAGTTCAACTCATAAAATGGACATTTTTTGAAATTATAGGATCATTGCTAAAGTGTATTTATAAAATACCTTGGCAATGGTCCTCTTATTTTAGGCAGAGTATTTTTATACTGTATTGAAAAAATTTTTATATTGGAATAAACTTAATTAACGAACAGTATAAACAGTATAAAAAATTTATTATTTGGAGGTATATTTATGGATAAAAGAATAGAACTATTGGCGCATAATCTTATTACTTATTCTACACATATAAAGAAAGGGGAAAAAATACTCATTGAAATATTTGACACAGGAATGGAATTGGCAGGGGCTTTAGTAAAAGAAACGTATAAGATTGGAGGAATTCCATTCCTTGCAGTAAAACAGCAAAGATTACAGCGAGAACTGCTTATAGGTGCAAGTAAGCAGCAAATGCAGATTATTGCTGAATATGAAAGTATGCGCATGAAACAAATGGATGCATATATTGCAGTGCGTGGTAGCGATAATGTAAGTGAAATGAGTGATGTGCCACCTGAAAAAATGAAGTTATATCAACAAGATTGGTTAAAACCGGTTCATAGTGACATAAGAGTGCCATATACTAAATGGTGTGTATTGCGTTATCCCAATGGGGCGATGGCACAGCTTGCCAATATGAGTACAGAACAGTTTACAGATTATTATTTTAATGTATGCAATCTTGATTATCAAAAAATGCGTGAAGCAATGACACCGCTGAAAAAACGTATGGAAAATACTGATAAAGTACATATAAAAGGACCTGACACAGATATTGTTTTTTCAATAAAGGGGTTGCCGGCAGTAAAATGTTCAGGCGAATGTAATATTCCTGATGGGGAATTATATACAGCACCTGTAAAAGATTCTATAAATGGGACAATAACTTATAATACACCGGCAGTTTATCAGGGTGTTACTTTTGAACATATTTCACTGACATTTAAAAATGGAAAGATAGTAAAAGCAACAGCTAACAATAATGAAATGCTGAATAAAATATTGGATACTGATGAAGGTGCACGTTATGTTGGTGAATTTTCCTTTGGGTTGAATCCATATATAAATAAGCCAATGAAGGATACATTATTCGATGAAAAAATAAGTGGGAGCATTCATTTTACACCAGGTTGCGCATATGATGATGCTGATAACAGTAATCGTTCTTCTATCCATTGGGATTTGGTATTGATCCAGACAGAAGAATATGGCGGAGGAGAAATTTTCCTTGATGATGAATTAATAAGAAAAAATGGTTTGTTTGTTGCAAAGGATCTGCAATGTCTTAATCCGGTTAATTTAAAATAAATATTATACATGTCATCAATCGTCAACTTTATATATTATAAAGTTGACGATTGATGTTTTTTGTGCTTTAATAGTAAAAGATAAAATAATATCTGCTATAGATTTTTTAGTTAAATTTTAAAACAGGAAAAGTAAAATAAAATTGTTTTTGGGTTTTAAATGGTGTAATAACTTATTTAAAACAGGAAAATATATTATTTTACCAGATAACAGCAATTATTCAGCAGTATAAAGTCTTATATTAGCATGGTTGCAGCTTTAAAAATATCTGGGTTTCTCCTGTAATTACTATTTTTGAAGAAAGACTGGTGATATGTTAAAGATATGTCAAGAAAATTAACAGTAAGGGATATTGTTTTGTGCGGGCTATTTACAGCACTTATAGCTATAGGTGCTTTTATCAGAATACCTGTCCCAGTTGTGCCGTTCACATTGCAATTTTTATTTACAATGCTGGCGGGACTTTTACTTGGCGGGAGATTGGGGGCTATAAGTGTAGGAGCGTATGTGATATTAGGCTTGATAGGACTGCCTATTTTTACTGATGGCGGTGGCCCAGGATATGTATTTCAGCCTACTTTTGGTTATCTTATTGGTTTCATAATCGCCAGCGGAGTAACTGGCTCACTGGCTAATAAAGTGGCAAAACCTTCATATAAAAGACTGTTAGCAGCAGATTTTATTGGATTAGTCATTGTTTATACTTTTGGATTGGTATATTGTTATTTTATTAGCAATTTTTATCTGGGAAAAGCGGTAACAGCGTGGGTCGTTTTTCTGTATGGATTTATTTTAGCTGTGCCGGGAGACATATTTTTATGTATAGCAGCAGCGGTTATAAGCAAGAAGGTAATCCCTATTGTACACAGTAGATAAGATAAATAGATTTAGAAATGGATTTTAAAAGAAGGTATATTTTAATGCGCAGTGATGCAACAAGGGACTATTCTTAGCAATGCCAGAAAAATAATAAAGGGATGATATAAAAAATGAATACAGGAATAATAAAAGAACTTAAAGCTACTGTGCTGCAGGGAATAATGATAGACCGTGAAGAAGCAGAAATGCTTATAGAAGTACCACTCGATGAACTTTGTGCGGCAGCCAATGAAATAAGGAAACATTTTTGTGGCAATATTTTTGATATTTGCACGATCATAAATGGAAAAAGTGGCAGGTGCTCAGAAAATTGCAAATATTGCGCACAATCTGTTTTTTATAAAACAAAAGTGGATACTTATGGAGTACTTGATACTCAGGAAATTGTTGCTGGTGCCCGTTATAATGAGGATAAAGGTGTGCTGCGGTATTCAATAGTTACTGCCGGTAAAAGTTTGAATGATAAAGAAATTGCTGAAATGTGTAATACTGTAAAAGCTATTAATAAGCAGGGGAAAATAAATGTTTGTGTGTCCTTTGGATTATTGAATGAAGAACAATATAAAAAAATGTATGATGCTGGTGTAAGACGGGTACATAATAATTTAGAAGCATCAGAACACTATTTTCCCAATATATGCACAACACATAGTTTTCAGGATAAAGTTAAAGCAATAAAAGCTGCACAGCGAGCGGGCATGAATGTATGCAGCGGAGGGATAATGGGGCTGGGCGAAACGATGTCAGATCGTATAGATATGGCATTATCACTTAGAAAATTAAAGGTGAAATCTGTACCGGTAAACATGCTTAATCCAATACCGTATACACCGTTTGAACATAATAAGGTATTAACAAATGATGAAATGGCACGTATTGTTGCCATATACAGGTTTATTCTTCCCGATGTATCTATCAGACTGGCAGGTGGACGTGGGTTACTGCCTGATAAAGGTAAGAAGTGTTTTCAGTCTGGTGCCAATGCAGCAATATCAGGCGATATGCTGACAACTTCCGGGATAACGATTGATACAGATATGAATATGATAAAAGAATTAGGATTTAAAGTGGGGCTATGGAATGAATAATAAAACAAAAGGTCTTTTTATTACGGCTACAGGGACAGACATAGGAAAAACGTATGTTACAGGATTGATCGTAAAAAAAATGCGTGATGCAGGCTTCAATTGCGGTTATTATAAAGCAGCTATAAGCGGAGCCGACAGTGTAAAAGAAAGTGACGCAGGATATGTCAATCAGTTTGCTGGGATAGGTCAAAGTGACGACAGCTTAGTACCATATCTTTATAAAGAAGCAGTATCACCACATTTAGCGTCTAAACTGGAAAAAAATCCAGTTGAAATGTCCGTGGTGAAAGACGGTTTTTATAAAAATGCACAAAAATTTTCTTACTTAACCATGGAGGGAAGTGGTGGGATAGTATGTCCTATTCGCTATGATGCAAAAGCAAAAATGTTTTTGAAAGACATCATAAGAGAATTGTCATTACCATGTTTAATAGTTGCTGACGCAGGGCTAGGGACAATAAATGAAGTGGTTCTTACGGTGGAGTATATGAAAACTCATTCACTGATAATAAAAGGGATTATTCTGAATAACTACTCAGGCGGAGTTATGCAGGATGATAATATAAAAATGATAGAAAATATGACCGGTATGGAAATTATTGCATTGGTAAAAAAAGATGATAAAGAACTCAATATTTCAGTAGAGAAACTGGCAGCACTTTACGAATAAAAGTTAAGAGGCGTTATTGTAAATGAATAAATTAGTTGAAGAAGATCTGAAATACATATGGCATCCGTGTTCGCAAATGAAAGATTATGAAACATTACCTCCAATCGTTATTGACCACGCAAAGGGTTCGTATTTATATGATATCGATGGTAATGAATATATTGATATTATAAGTTCATGGTGGTGCAATCTGCTGGGACATTGCAATCCAGTGATAAATGCAGCGATAAAAAAGCAGCTTGATACGCTGGAACATGTTATTTTTGCTAACCTATCACATAAACCGGCTATTGAATTATGTCAGCAGCTCATAAAAGTTATTCCCAAGGGATTAGTTAAGTTCAATTTTGCTGATAATGGTTCATCAGCAGTGGAATGTGCATTGAAAATGGCATTCCAGTATCATTCACAGACAGGTAATACTGAACGTACGCGTTTTATGTGCTTGAGTGAAGGTTATCACGGGGAAACAATAGGAGCTTTATCCGTCGGCAGTATGGATCTTTATGCTAAAATTTACAAACCTATGCTGATGGATACCATTCATATACAGGCACCTGACTGTTATCGTTGTCCTTATGGCTGTACTCGGGATAACTGTAAGTGTGAATGCTTTGAAAATGCGGAAAAAGATTTTGCCAGATATGGGGAAAAAACAGCGGCTATCATAATAGAACCATTATTACAGGGAAGTGCCGGTATGCGCATATATCCGGCACTTTATCTGAAAAAATTGCGTGAGCTTTGTAATAAAACTGGCGTATTACTGATTGCTGATGAAATAGCAACAGGATTTGGTCGTACAGGGAAAATGTTTGCTTGTGATCATGCCAAGATTTCACCAGATATAATGTGTATTTCCAAGGGGCTTACTGGCGGCTACATGCCAATGTCAATGACATTGACAACACAAAAGATTTATGATGCTTTTTATGCTGATTATAATGAGGGCCGTGCTTTTATGCACAGCCATACCTATAGTGGTAATCCTCTTGGCTGTAGTGCAGCTTTAGCTGTACAAAAAATACTGCAGGAAGATAAAGTTTTGGAAAGAGCACAAGGAACAGCAAAATATCTTAATACAAAACTCTGCGAAAAACTTAATGAACATAAAAATGTAGGAGAAATACGCCATATAGGGCTTATTAATGCTATTGAGTTAGTTAAGAACAAGGATAGTAAAGAGGCATTTGACCCTAAACTGCGTATTGGCTATGAAATTTACAAGAGAGCACTCAAGAAAGGTTTATTGCTCAGACCTCTAGGAGATGTATTATATTTTAATCCAGCACTGAACATTAAAGAAAGTACACTGGACACAGCTATCGACAGGTGCTTGGCATCCATGGATGAAATATTAAAATAGATTATTGTAAAAAGTAGGTTTATCATATGTAGAAACTTCCCTCATATAGTGTTGTATAGTAGTTTTATGAGGAAAATATTATTTATGACAGATATTTTTATAGTAAATATCTGTCATAAATAATAGAGAAAGTTATAATTTTTGTTTTCCATAAAAATTATTAGACATTACAACAAATATTTATAAAATGAGTAAATAGTGGTATAATAAACTCGAATTGATATTGTTATAAATTTATAGAAAATTCCGTATTTTATAAACGGGTAAACAGATATAATTTTATTGGGAGGCAGCTTATGAGATTAGCAATTGTAGAACCTATAGGAATTGATAAGGCAAAATGCCATGAATTGGCAGAAACAATATTAAAGAATAAAATTGAAGTTAGTTATTATAATAGTCCGGCAGATTATAAAGAGAAAATAAAGCGTTCACAAGGGGCACAGGCAGTAATGATAGCCAATAATCCTTATAAAGATAATATTCTATCGCAATGCCCCGAACTAAAAATGATATCAGTGGCTTTTACTGGTGTTGATCATGTAGGGATGGAATATTGCCGCAAAAATAAAATAGTGGTTTCCAATTGTTCAGGTTATGCTAATGAAGCTGTGAGTGAACTAGTAATAGGTATGTGTATATCATTATATAGAAATATAGCTGCCAGTAATGAAGCTGTCCGCAACGGAAAGACCAATGAAAATTTTCTGGGCAGTGAGCTTGCCGGTAAAAAATTTGGGGTTATCGGGGCAGGTGCCATAGGATTAAAAACCGCAGCACTGGCAAAAGCTTTTGGGTGTGAGGTATATTGTTATAGAAGGCATTTATCAGGAAAAAGTGATTATATGTTTGTCGATATGGATACTATACTGAAAACTTGTGATATTATTTCACTGCATACGCCGCTCAATGAAGAAACAAGGGGATTAATTGATGTTAATAAGATAAAATTAATGAAAAAAAATGCTATTTTAATAAATACGGCAAGAGGGCCTGTAGTGGATGCGCATGCCTTAGCTCAAGCTCTTAAGGAACATCGGATAGCTGGAGCTGGTATAGATGTATTTGATACTGAACCACCATTAGCAAAAGATGAACCGCTGCTTAATGTTCCTAATGTTATCTTAACGCCTCATATTGGTTTTAACACAAGAGAGGCTATAGAAAAGAGAGCAGTAACAGCGTTTACTAATGTAGCTAAATGGCTTGAAGGGATGCCACAGAATGTGATGTAACAGTTTTATGATTATATGAGGCAATATTGGATAATGTGCCTACTGGTTTGATAAAATAAAAAAATATCTGTATTAAAATGAAACTGCAGTAGATAAATATTTTCTTCATAAAGATGTGATGTATATTGTTAAGCTGTATAGCATAACAGGTTGCATCTTGTGAAGTTAATTATAAGCTGTAGTTTTATTTTAGTATAATTTTTTAAAATACAAGTTACAGAAAATTTTGTCTATATAAAAAACACCTTGACAAATCTGCACAAAAAAAGTAAACTAACGTTAGGTAGGAAAACAGATTAATTAATTTTAAGGAGATAATAATGTGAAGGTGATATTTATTGTACCAACTGATGCCATACGGCGGACACCAGTTTATCGCCTGGGAGGAAGTATTTATGGATATTCAAATGTCATCACTGGGCCATTGGTATTAGGACATATTTTGAAAAATGCCGGACATCAGGTTGAAGTTTATGAAGAACTAAATGAAGATGTAGATTTTTCTCAGTGTATGGATGCAGATGTTATTGGTATTTATACGATGACTTCCTGTGCGCCGCGGGCCTATAACATTGCGGATATGTTTAGGCAGCATAACTGTCGTGTAATCCTTGGTGGGATGCATGCCAGTGCTGTCCCCGAAGAAGCAATTAAGCATGCTGATCAGGTAATTGTTGGTGAGGCCGAAAGTGTTATTAAGGATGTTGTGGAGAAAAAAATAACAGATAAAATAATTAAAGCACCGATTATTTATAATTTAGATGAAATTCCCTTTCCTGATTATTCATTATTGAAAACATCATGTAGTGCCGCTAATGTGATAACGACAAGAGGTTGTCCATTTTCCTGCAGCTTTTGTACGACTTCTCGTATGTTTCATCCATATAGGGAACGCAGTGTAGAAAATGTCATAGAGGAATTGCGCTATTATAAATCGTTGGGGTTCAAGTGTATGAATTTTGAGGATGATAATTTTACTGCTAATAAGAAACGGACTAAGAAATTGCTTCGTAGGATGATCGAAGAAAATCTGGTCTTTAAAGAAACTTTCTTTTTTGGGCGCACAGACTTAGCTGAAGACGAAGAACTGCTGCAACTACTGCAAAAAGCACATTTAAATCGTGTTCTTGTGGGCATTGAATCATTAAATCAGAAATCATTAAATGCAATCAATAAAAAACAAAAAATAGTGGATATTGAAAAATGTGCTAAACGTCTAGCACAGTATAAGATAAGACTTATAGCTAGTTTAGTATTGGGCCTGGATGATGATAGTATAGAAGACATTCGGCGGGGAGTAAAGTTTTGCAGGCATATCAATGCTTACCAATTGCAACCGGCTGTATTGACACCATTTCCTGGAACACCAGTTTACAAAAAATTTATTAAGGAAAAGAGAATGATTACAGATAACTGGAGGTATTTTGATATGATGAATGTTACGTTTAAACCGCGTAATATGTCAGCATGGCAGCTGCAAAAAGAATTTTTTCATTCTGTGCGAAAATTTTACAATTTTACTTCATCCTTTAAAATTATGAGGCTTTTTGGTTTTGATTCGGGTATAAGACGTTTGGGATTATGGTTTATAAGTAGAATAGGTATTGCCTTTTCTTATTTTTATATATGGTTTGGCAAACATAATTATTATACAAATTTAAAAAAATTTTGCTCGAACAATAAGACTTTGACTGAATGATGGAGTTTTATGATATTAAAGCTGATGTTTTTTGCAGCGTATATTTAATAATGGGGGTAAAAAAATGTCCGCACAGGATATTAGTAGAGCAGCATTAAAGCTTTTTGCAGAAAAGGGTTATGATGCTACTACGTTAGCAGACATTGCAAAAGTAATAGGAATAAAAAAACCATCTATTTATGCACATTACACAAGTAAAATGGAAATTTTTCTTACAGTATTACATGATGTCAGGATAGATTATTTACAATGCTGGGAAAAGGCCGTTCGTGAAACGGCAGGGTTGTCAGCTAATGAAAAACTAAGAAACATATTTTTATTAGTAGGAAATTATTTTTTTCATCATCGTGATGAAATGTATTTTTGGATGCGTATGTGGATGTTTCCGCCGACAGCCTGCAATGAAGATATT is a window encoding:
- a CDS encoding NADH:flavin oxidoreductase; the protein is MFPLNTPIQLSHIKLKNPFIRSAVHSFLGTEDGFMTNEEYTMYDTLSRNHLALIISGHCCVLSGGLANKEQIRIDNDNYIAQFSKAADLIHKNNCLFIPQISHAGPRAVDTDDLYDVTECEIKKNRYAKRLSIEQIQIIKKAFIDAAYRLKQAKVDGIQLHAAHSYLLSRFIDESFNTRTDEYGGSIENRFRLCTEIIKGIKKTCGKDFAVAIKINNDTNADNQKYAADMQYVIKKCQQLDVEFIEWSGVDFINQPRTSSLYYFDRINSFAKLSHLPMSIVGGIKSMADIEKVLSSNIKLISLGRSLICEPDILTKFAQGKTTKSSCLACNRCFAIPHLHKNIRCILHWKKLRKQQ
- the murA gene encoding UDP-N-acetylglucosamine 1-carboxyvinyltransferase is translated as MEKLVINGGVKLKGRVKISGAKNAVLPIIAATLLGQDCPCILEEVPCLDDVETISEVLSKLGVNVQFDKGKNIFTADSTNINSCEAPYELIRKMRASFLIMGPLLSRCGHSKISLPGGCAIGTRPIDLHLKGFEALGAQIEIGHGFINATVPDKLKGAKIYLDFPSVGATENIMMAACMAEGQTILENPAQEPEIIDLANFLNMMGAKIRGAGTNVIKIDGVRKLTGCNYTIIPDRIEAGTYMVAAAMTRGDIYIENAISEHLKPIIAKLSEAGAEIIEDVKGIRVRNNKKLKAVDIKTMPYPGFPTDMQAQFMAMLTISEGTGLVTETVFENRFMHVDELKRMGANIKIEGRTSVVEGVDHLLGCQVKATDLRAGAAMVLAGLVAEGETQIGYIHHIDRGYDNLVGKLCSLGAQISRTKN
- a CDS encoding dicarboxylate/amino acid:cation symporter, whose protein sequence is MIKKFNIMQNLGKYIFVAMILGIIAGLTMGDGAKVFAPVGDLFMQLIKMVVMPMILFSIVGGAASLGGSKSAGKIGLVTFVYYAVTTLIATVIGLFFGEFFKPGAGISIASLGGAADAAKYADKGHIPGFWDTIIGFVPANPFQALVSGNILQIIVFALFLGFAISAMDDKKRTYLLNLFNTLTEAIVGIMNIIMCFAPIGVFGLMAGSIGTFGSDVLIKLLYLLGLYIVVLMIQNYAVIGGSVALFSKCTSYKQFFKSIYKVQLFAFSTASSMATLPLNMRTTVDELKVSKETTAFALPLGATINMNGNAAYYAIAASFFAQMFGIDLTISQYIAICFTATVGAVGQAGVPGPTLLVVAVLMAANIPITALPILFGVDRIFDMLRTSINVTGDAACATIVDRLRSDEEVG
- a CDS encoding aminopeptidase, whose translation is MDKRIELLAHNLITYSTHIKKGEKILIEIFDTGMELAGALVKETYKIGGIPFLAVKQQRLQRELLIGASKQQMQIIAEYESMRMKQMDAYIAVRGSDNVSEMSDVPPEKMKLYQQDWLKPVHSDIRVPYTKWCVLRYPNGAMAQLANMSTEQFTDYYFNVCNLDYQKMREAMTPLKKRMENTDKVHIKGPDTDIVFSIKGLPAVKCSGECNIPDGELYTAPVKDSINGTITYNTPAVYQGVTFEHISLTFKNGKIVKATANNNEMLNKILDTDEGARYVGEFSFGLNPYINKPMKDTLFDEKISGSIHFTPGCAYDDADNSNRSSIHWDLVLIQTEEYGGGEIFLDDELIRKNGLFVAKDLQCLNPVNLK
- a CDS encoding biotin transporter BioY, producing the protein MSRKLTVRDIVLCGLFTALIAIGAFIRIPVPVVPFTLQFLFTMLAGLLLGGRLGAISVGAYVILGLIGLPIFTDGGGPGYVFQPTFGYLIGFIIASGVTGSLANKVAKPSYKRLLAADFIGLVIVYTFGLVYCYFISNFYLGKAVTAWVVFLYGFILAVPGDIFLCIAAAVISKKVIPIVHSR
- the bioB gene encoding biotin synthase BioB, which codes for MNTGIIKELKATVLQGIMIDREEAEMLIEVPLDELCAAANEIRKHFCGNIFDICTIINGKSGRCSENCKYCAQSVFYKTKVDTYGVLDTQEIVAGARYNEDKGVLRYSIVTAGKSLNDKEIAEMCNTVKAINKQGKINVCVSFGLLNEEQYKKMYDAGVRRVHNNLEASEHYFPNICTTHSFQDKVKAIKAAQRAGMNVCSGGIMGLGETMSDRIDMALSLRKLKVKSVPVNMLNPIPYTPFEHNKVLTNDEMARIVAIYRFILPDVSIRLAGGRGLLPDKGKKCFQSGANAAISGDMLTTSGITIDTDMNMIKELGFKVGLWNE
- the bioD gene encoding dethiobiotin synthase → MNNKTKGLFITATGTDIGKTYVTGLIVKKMRDAGFNCGYYKAAISGADSVKESDAGYVNQFAGIGQSDDSLVPYLYKEAVSPHLASKLEKNPVEMSVVKDGFYKNAQKFSYLTMEGSGGIVCPIRYDAKAKMFLKDIIRELSLPCLIVADAGLGTINEVVLTVEYMKTHSLIIKGIILNNYSGGVMQDDNIKMIENMTGMEIIALVKKDDKELNISVEKLAALYE
- the bioA gene encoding adenosylmethionine--8-amino-7-oxononanoate transaminase, whose protein sequence is MNKLVEEDLKYIWHPCSQMKDYETLPPIVIDHAKGSYLYDIDGNEYIDIISSWWCNLLGHCNPVINAAIKKQLDTLEHVIFANLSHKPAIELCQQLIKVIPKGLVKFNFADNGSSAVECALKMAFQYHSQTGNTERTRFMCLSEGYHGETIGALSVGSMDLYAKIYKPMLMDTIHIQAPDCYRCPYGCTRDNCKCECFENAEKDFARYGEKTAAIIIEPLLQGSAGMRIYPALYLKKLRELCNKTGVLLIADEIATGFGRTGKMFACDHAKISPDIMCISKGLTGGYMPMSMTLTTQKIYDAFYADYNEGRAFMHSHTYSGNPLGCSAALAVQKILQEDKVLERAQGTAKYLNTKLCEKLNEHKNVGEIRHIGLINAIELVKNKDSKEAFDPKLRIGYEIYKRALKKGLLLRPLGDVLYFNPALNIKESTLDTAIDRCLASMDEILK
- a CDS encoding NAD(P)-dependent oxidoreductase, whose protein sequence is MRLAIVEPIGIDKAKCHELAETILKNKIEVSYYNSPADYKEKIKRSQGAQAVMIANNPYKDNILSQCPELKMISVAFTGVDHVGMEYCRKNKIVVSNCSGYANEAVSELVIGMCISLYRNIAASNEAVRNGKTNENFLGSELAGKKFGVIGAGAIGLKTAALAKAFGCEVYCYRRHLSGKSDYMFVDMDTILKTCDIISLHTPLNEETRGLIDVNKIKLMKKNAILINTARGPVVDAHALAQALKEHRIAGAGIDVFDTEPPLAKDEPLLNVPNVILTPHIGFNTREAIEKRAVTAFTNVAKWLEGMPQNVM